The Flammeovirgaceae bacterium genome contains a region encoding:
- a CDS encoding HAMP domain-containing histidine kinase, which translates to MREFLKDKINRVLLVLLSVSFVLGLVLINQPGPDSAQIASIIQRNLEQLLVATDHEVNAVAAQLNANPDALITTKLTNQDFFLIRDNEIVRWTSSLYWPPVRVLTDGLPLHYFKVGAGEFLCKRYAVGDDHILAAVIPLQKKYRIQNEYLVPWQNKAVFSGHTVELYDPSSQTGAPVTVKGYPLFNVAIAGQVFRAGHQAAVGALLLGIVLYCAVLIRFAGNNNNKPGKGFLLLTAGLLCIRFVMLYVQFPARYVSSPLFDPKYFASSGFNPNLGDLLFNSACVFVLCLYLFLSYSRFEGLHTVLGRPGYRVLIKAFSATAIVFGFLYPFVVTQTIYNNSAITLAVSESISFGLLRWSALICVLLSWLSAFMFVHVFIRLLGGSKPLWHFFSYLLNGIVVFIFVNELSGQYYLTPLLVALVYLAVVTGWRFDHSLLQVRYATFGYFLIAVLAFAAVTFSAVARFGTKDQVRNQLQFASDFLLERDNFGEYLLDEASKKIETDAFIQARLSGPFSSKEAVKQKIRQVFLPGYFNKYVVDIKLFSGNGDPLDEPMIENFSTWLGRFDAGAAKTEYPNIYFINSGQAETGIRYISLIRISRSEFTVGFVAISLSLRKVIPENVYPELLVDNRFQRSFRVHDYSYAVFHKQQVLFGSGAYNYNRFDGLGNPALFNEGLVLNGFRHVAAEDSEGRVAVVSKKVPSLIYRLADFSFLLICGLALLLLFLLSTGLNNLLRGRQFSFTERIQLILNFSFFMPLITVSLVTLGLTSRSAQEQLNAEYLSKSRNIVEALAAQASGSEAIELENRFIQQLKLANLDANLYNPAGYLMASTQPLIFEYQLLAPVIPPQAYDRITSGEGAFVLQEQVGRLRYYVAYAGMLNAATGKLQGIVAIPYFQSQDALEAMLITILANILIIFTVLFLVLLVVSFLASSWLTRPLRMITRQIGRVSLTESNQPINWLSTDEIGLLVREYNQMLIKLSESKVQLERTQRERTWREIAQQVAHEIKNPLTPMKLTLQQLERTRENELSDRMKASIALLLAQIDTLDGIAASFSTFAKMPEPVLVPVDLVVLLKETCALHQQTGTVHFETRLVKAVGRADRQLLGRAVSNLILNALQAERPDEKVAVTVQLEEENGSYRITVADNGAGVDVSIRDKIFLPHFSTKQSGSGLGLAIVRQSIEQMGGKIWFESEVGRGTRFYIVLPKN; encoded by the coding sequence ATGCGTGAATTTCTGAAGGACAAAATAAACCGCGTACTGCTTGTTCTGCTTTCCGTCAGTTTTGTGCTGGGCCTCGTGCTAATCAATCAACCGGGTCCTGATTCAGCACAAATTGCCAGTATCATTCAACGCAACCTTGAGCAGCTTTTAGTTGCAACCGACCATGAAGTTAATGCCGTTGCCGCACAATTAAATGCTAATCCGGATGCTTTGATAACTACTAAACTCACCAACCAGGATTTTTTCTTAATCAGGGACAATGAAATTGTACGCTGGACGAGCAGTTTGTACTGGCCGCCCGTACGGGTGCTTACCGATGGGCTGCCACTTCATTATTTTAAAGTTGGTGCAGGTGAGTTTTTATGCAAGCGGTATGCAGTTGGTGATGACCATATTTTGGCTGCGGTAATACCGTTGCAGAAAAAGTACCGGATACAGAATGAGTACCTGGTGCCATGGCAAAACAAAGCAGTTTTTAGCGGGCATACCGTTGAGTTGTATGATCCGTCTTCGCAAACGGGCGCGCCTGTTACGGTAAAAGGATACCCTCTTTTTAATGTTGCCATAGCCGGCCAGGTTTTCAGGGCAGGTCACCAGGCTGCAGTAGGCGCCTTACTGCTTGGTATAGTTTTATACTGTGCAGTACTCATCCGCTTTGCAGGTAACAACAATAATAAGCCGGGCAAGGGTTTTTTGTTATTGACGGCAGGCCTTCTATGCATCCGGTTTGTGATGCTCTATGTACAGTTTCCTGCCCGGTATGTTTCTTCTCCGCTGTTTGATCCGAAATACTTTGCGTCTTCGGGGTTTAACCCAAACCTGGGTGACCTGTTGTTTAATTCGGCTTGTGTTTTTGTCCTGTGCCTCTATTTGTTTTTGAGTTATTCACGGTTCGAAGGACTTCATACCGTATTAGGCAGGCCAGGCTATCGTGTGCTCATTAAGGCATTCAGTGCAACAGCCATCGTGTTTGGATTTCTTTATCCGTTTGTAGTCACTCAAACTATCTATAACAACTCAGCAATTACATTGGCTGTTTCTGAATCTATATCGTTCGGTTTGTTAAGGTGGAGTGCGTTGATATGTGTGCTGCTTTCCTGGCTAAGCGCTTTCATGTTTGTACATGTCTTTATCCGCCTTCTTGGAGGTTCAAAGCCGCTTTGGCATTTTTTCAGTTACCTGCTTAATGGTATAGTTGTTTTTATTTTTGTTAATGAGTTAAGCGGGCAATATTACCTTACTCCTTTGCTGGTGGCACTTGTTTACCTGGCCGTTGTTACCGGTTGGCGGTTTGATCATTCCCTGTTGCAGGTAAGGTATGCCACATTCGGATATTTCCTTATCGCGGTGCTTGCCTTTGCTGCGGTAACGTTTAGTGCGGTGGCCCGGTTTGGCACTAAAGATCAGGTGAGAAACCAGTTGCAGTTTGCATCCGATTTTTTATTGGAGCGCGATAATTTTGGCGAGTATCTTCTAGATGAAGCATCAAAAAAAATCGAAACGGATGCTTTTATCCAGGCCCGGTTAAGCGGCCCTTTCAGCAGCAAAGAAGCCGTGAAGCAGAAAATCCGGCAGGTATTCCTTCCCGGATACTTCAATAAGTATGTTGTTGATATAAAATTGTTCAGCGGCAATGGCGATCCGTTGGATGAGCCAATGATAGAAAATTTCTCTACATGGCTTGGCCGGTTCGATGCCGGGGCTGCGAAAACGGAGTATCCGAATATTTACTTCATCAACTCCGGCCAGGCCGAAACGGGTATCCGCTATATTTCTTTAATCCGTATTAGCCGGAGCGAGTTCACTGTAGGCTTTGTTGCGATTAGCCTGTCGCTTCGTAAGGTCATTCCGGAGAATGTTTATCCTGAATTGCTGGTGGATAACCGCTTCCAGCGTTCGTTCCGCGTGCATGATTATAGTTATGCCGTCTTCCACAAGCAGCAGGTGTTGTTTGGTTCGGGGGCCTATAATTACAACCGGTTTGATGGTTTGGGCAATCCGGCTTTATTTAATGAAGGGTTAGTTCTTAATGGATTTCGCCACGTTGCGGCTGAAGATTCGGAGGGCAGGGTGGCTGTCGTTTCAAAAAAAGTTCCTTCTTTAATCTATCGTCTGGCTGACTTTTCTTTTTTGCTCATTTGCGGCCTGGCCCTGTTGCTGTTGTTTTTACTGAGCACCGGTTTAAATAACCTGTTGCGCGGACGGCAGTTCTCCTTTACCGAACGGATTCAGTTAATACTTAATTTTTCATTTTTTATGCCACTTATTACCGTAAGCCTGGTTACACTGGGGCTCACCAGCCGGTCGGCCCAGGAACAACTGAATGCCGAGTATCTTTCCAAATCACGAAACATTGTTGAAGCACTTGCCGCGCAGGCTTCCGGTTCAGAAGCTATCGAACTGGAGAACCGGTTTATCCAGCAGCTAAAACTGGCAAACCTCGATGCCAATTTGTATAACCCGGCCGGTTACCTGATGGCCTCCACGCAGCCCTTGATCTTTGAATACCAGTTGCTCGCTCCGGTTATACCTCCGCAGGCTTACGACCGAATTACCAGCGGAGAAGGCGCATTTGTTTTACAGGAGCAAGTCGGCCGGTTACGTTACTATGTAGCTTATGCGGGTATGTTAAATGCGGCAACGGGGAAACTGCAGGGCATTGTGGCAATACCGTATTTTCAGTCGCAGGATGCACTGGAGGCCATGTTGATCACCATTTTGGCAAATATCCTCATCATCTTTACGGTGCTGTTTCTTGTTTTGCTGGTGGTATCTTTTTTGGCCTCGTCCTGGCTAACCCGGCCCTTGAGGATGATAACCCGGCAAATCGGGCGGGTATCTTTAACGGAATCGAATCAGCCTATCAACTGGCTTTCAACAGATGAAATCGGTTTACTGGTGCGGGAATACAACCAGATGTTGATTAAGCTTAGTGAAAGCAAAGTGCAGCTGGAGCGCACACAACGCGAACGAACCTGGCGTGAAATTGCCCAGCAGGTTGCCCACGAAATTAAAAATCCGCTTACACCCATGAAGCTCACTCTGCAGCAACTGGAGCGGACCCGTGAAAACGAACTTTCCGATAGAATGAAAGCTTCCATTGCTTTACTGCTTGCGCAGATTGATACGCTGGACGGCATAGCTGCCTCATTCAGTACATTCGCCAAAATGCCTGAACCGGTGTTGGTACCGGTTGATTTGGTTGTACTACTGAAAGAGACATGTGCTTTACATCAACAAACCGGTACTGTGCATTTTGAAACCCGTTTAGTGAAGGCGGTTGGCCGGGCCGACAGGCAGTTGCTGGGAAGGGCTGTTTCCAACCTGATTTTAAACGCGCTTCAGGCCGAAAGGCCTGATGAGAAAGTTGCTGTTACTGTTCAACTGGAAGAAGAAAATGGTTCTTATCGTATAACGGTGGCGGATAACGGAGCAGGCGTTGACGTGTCCATTCGCGATAAAATTTTTCTTCCTCACTTCAGTACCAAACAATCCGGTTCAGGCTTAGGGCTAGCCATCGTGCGGCAAAGCATTGAGCAGATGGGAGGTAAAATATGGTTCGAGTCGGAAGTAGGGAGGGGAACCCGGTTTTATATCGTTCTTCCGAAAAACTGA
- a CDS encoding DUF983 domain-containing protein: protein MGTLLIMAIFNGRCPRCRQGKLFMYPASNLLKFQVMNHTCPHCGVLLEPEPGFYQGAMYVSYAFTVAAIVTVGVLLYVLGDPSPWVYITTVITIMVLLIPFNYRYSRIVYLYLFGGIRYDPGA, encoded by the coding sequence ATGGGTACACTTCTTATTATGGCTATTTTTAACGGCCGCTGCCCCCGCTGCAGGCAGGGTAAGTTGTTTATGTACCCGGCCTCCAACCTCTTAAAATTTCAGGTGATGAACCACACCTGCCCGCATTGCGGGGTACTGCTGGAGCCAGAACCCGGCTTTTACCAGGGCGCGATGTATGTTAGTTATGCGTTTACCGTGGCTGCTATTGTAACTGTGGGTGTGCTGCTTTACGTGTTGGGTGATCCATCGCCCTGGGTGTACATCACAACGGTGATCACCATCATGGTGTTGTTAATCCCTTTTAACTACCGGTACTCGCGTATTGTTTACTTGTACCTGTTTGGCGGCATCCGGTATGATCCGGGCGCATAG
- a CDS encoding DUF420 domain-containing protein, with protein sequence MQKAEPYHRLIIAVSIVVPLAVALLFRVKIPGYDFSFLPPIYATINGITAVLLVTAVVLIKNGHRKAHERLMKINILLSASFLVMYVLYHMTSESTPYGGEGTLRYVYFFILISHILLSVGVIPLVLFTYVRAISGRFEAHKKLARYTFPVWLYVAVTGVIVYLMIRPYYP encoded by the coding sequence ATGCAGAAAGCTGAACCTTACCACAGGCTGATTATAGCAGTTTCGATAGTGGTGCCATTGGCTGTGGCCTTGCTGTTCCGGGTAAAAATTCCCGGCTACGATTTTTCGTTTCTGCCGCCCATCTACGCCACCATTAACGGGATAACGGCTGTGTTGCTGGTTACTGCGGTGGTGCTGATAAAAAACGGCCACCGGAAAGCCCATGAACGGTTGATGAAAATAAACATCCTTCTCTCGGCATCGTTCCTGGTAATGTACGTGCTGTACCACATGACCAGCGAATCCACACCCTACGGAGGGGAAGGCACGCTGCGCTATGTTTACTTTTTTATTCTGATTTCGCACATTCTGCTTTCGGTGGGGGTAATTCCGCTGGTGCTTTTTACGTACGTGCGGGCCATAAGCGGCCGGTTTGAAGCGCACAAAAAGCTGGCGCGCTATACCTTTCCGGTTTGGCTGTATGTGGCTGTAACCGGTGTTATTGTATATTTGATGATTCGTCCGTATTACCCATGA
- a CDS encoding cytochrome C oxidase subunit IV family protein has translation MAHVEDAPQVTVLPPDTAKIKKLWTVAGILGLVTLLEFGVAFGVPHEMKDLRVWTFILMTIVKAAYIVGEFMHLRYEVKVLLWSILIPMVFVVWMLVAFVYEGMSISDVRP, from the coding sequence ATGGCACATGTTGAAGATGCACCCCAGGTAACGGTTCTTCCTCCGGATACCGCCAAGATTAAAAAACTATGGACGGTGGCCGGTATTCTCGGGCTGGTTACGCTACTTGAATTTGGTGTGGCATTTGGCGTACCGCACGAAATGAAAGACCTGCGGGTATGGACGTTTATCTTAATGACGATTGTGAAAGCCGCCTACATTGTAGGCGAGTTTATGCACCTGCGTTATGAGGTAAAAGTGCTGCTCTGGTCTATTCTTATACCAATGGTGTTTGTGGTGTGGATGCTGGTAGCCTTTGTGTACGAGGGAATGTCCATCTCAGACGTAAGACCTTAA
- a CDS encoding cytochrome c oxidase subunit 3: MANPSTVTVPAPGKSVWDGGVSPMNASYGKLMMWFFLLSDAFTFSALLITYGLVRSSHHAYEGAVEAFKFSQAYWPIPEKVFASIPFFHNVNAPLVFVGLMTFILIMSSVTMVLAVEAGHRMDRRAVEKWMLWTIIGGLTFLSCQAWEWTHFIHGTHEGSAVAEGTTFFGANLRMNQYGPPDFAAFFFFITGFHGFHVFSGVLLNFLVFYNTVTGVYDRRGHYEMVEKVGLYWHFVDLVWVFVFTFFYLV, translated from the coding sequence ATGGCAAATCCTTCAACCGTAACGGTACCGGCACCCGGAAAGAGCGTATGGGATGGCGGAGTTTCACCGATGAACGCCAGCTACGGCAAACTGATGATGTGGTTCTTCCTGCTCTCGGATGCCTTTACGTTTTCTGCTTTACTGATTACCTACGGCCTTGTCCGCTCATCGCACCATGCGTACGAAGGTGCTGTGGAGGCCTTTAAATTCTCACAGGCTTACTGGCCCATACCCGAAAAGGTTTTTGCTTCTATCCCGTTCTTTCACAACGTTAATGCCCCGCTCGTATTTGTGGGGTTGATGACGTTCATCCTCATTATGAGTTCGGTTACTATGGTGCTTGCCGTAGAGGCCGGACACCGCATGGATAGAAGAGCTGTTGAAAAATGGATGCTCTGGACCATTATCGGAGGACTTACCTTTTTAAGCTGCCAGGCCTGGGAGTGGACACACTTCATTCACGGAACACACGAAGGCAGCGCGGTAGCCGAAGGAACAACCTTTTTTGGCGCCAACCTGCGCATGAATCAATACGGCCCTCCTGATTTTGCGGCCTTCTTCTTTTTCATCACCGGTTTTCACGGCTTTCACGTGTTCAGCGGGGTGCTGTTGAATTTCCTCGTGTTTTATAATACAGTAACCGGGGTGTACGACAGGCGTGGGCACTATGAAATGGTGGAGAAGGTGGGTCTGTACTGGCACTTCGTTGACCTGGTTTGGGTATTTGTATTTACATTTTTCTATCTCGTTTAA
- a CDS encoding cytochrome c oxidase subunit 3: protein MDSHIKELKIVEEAKQPLSMNPKKFALWLFMVSVLMLFGAWTSAYLVKRADTGWAEIIMPQQMAINTVIILASSIALIGASRAARHDNLKLVKLGIGLTMLLGIGFLVGQLLAYGEMIKLNQYFSGSNVSHSFIYVLTAVHGLHLVSGLVFLGVVLADSYKFKVHSKNLTRLEMCSTYWHFLGILWLYLFVFLKLNP from the coding sequence ATGGATTCGCATATTAAAGAGTTGAAAATTGTTGAAGAGGCGAAGCAGCCGCTTTCCATGAACCCCAAAAAGTTTGCCTTGTGGTTGTTCATGGTTAGTGTGCTCATGCTGTTCGGTGCATGGACCAGCGCATACCTGGTAAAACGGGCCGATACCGGCTGGGCCGAAATCATCATGCCGCAGCAAATGGCGATCAATACAGTCATAATTTTAGCCAGCAGTATAGCATTGATAGGGGCTTCCCGGGCCGCCCGGCACGATAACCTGAAACTGGTTAAACTGGGCATCGGACTTACCATGCTGCTGGGCATCGGCTTCCTGGTCGGTCAACTTTTGGCCTATGGCGAAATGATAAAGCTCAACCAGTATTTTTCAGGCAGTAATGTTTCACATTCCTTCATCTATGTGCTTACTGCCGTTCATGGCCTGCACCTGGTAAGCGGACTGGTTTTTCTGGGGGTAGTGCTGGCTGATTCCTATAAATTTAAAGTACACTCAAAAAATCTTACCCGGCTGGAAATGTGCAGCACCTACTGGCATTTTTTGGGTATTCTTTGGCTATATTTGTTCGTATTTCTTAAACTTAATCCTTAA
- the cyoE gene encoding protoheme IX farnesyltransferase, translating to MIARSIDSLTGLAWILAKVYAFWELLKFRLSLLVAFSCAFGFMLASPVVDWSKLLMVFIGGFLLSGSSIAVNMILERDYDKLMMRTMNRPLPTERVSVKEAAVFALVCFVISISILFVYTNPITTLLSFLSMVLYSFVYTPLKRVGSIAVFVGAIPGALPPLLGWTAATGNIAHEALIIFSIQFIWQFPHFWAIAWLADEDYKKAGFKLLPFGGSKDLNTAIQIMIYTLFLLPLGLLPAKFGITGIDSAIVATVCGVLFLAQTFSLMKDGSRQSARRIMFGSFLYLPIVQVAYLLDKV from the coding sequence ATGATTGCCCGATCGATTGACAGCCTTACAGGATTAGCCTGGATATTGGCCAAAGTATACGCCTTCTGGGAGTTGCTCAAATTCAGGCTTTCATTACTTGTTGCTTTTTCATGTGCATTCGGTTTTATGCTTGCCTCACCGGTAGTGGATTGGTCTAAACTGCTGATGGTTTTCATCGGTGGATTTTTACTTTCAGGCTCATCCATCGCAGTGAACATGATTCTTGAGCGTGATTACGATAAACTGATGATGCGCACGATGAACCGGCCACTTCCAACGGAACGTGTAAGCGTGAAGGAAGCAGCTGTGTTTGCATTGGTTTGTTTTGTTATTAGCATTTCAATTCTGTTTGTTTATACCAACCCTATTACAACACTTCTTTCGTTTCTTTCCATGGTGTTGTATAGTTTTGTGTACACTCCGCTGAAGCGGGTAGGCTCAATTGCTGTTTTTGTAGGAGCCATTCCGGGTGCGCTTCCTCCGCTGTTGGGGTGGACCGCTGCTACCGGCAATATAGCGCATGAAGCATTGATTATCTTCAGCATTCAGTTCATCTGGCAGTTCCCGCACTTCTGGGCCATTGCCTGGCTTGCCGATGAGGATTATAAAAAAGCCGGATTCAAACTCCTTCCGTTTGGCGGCAGCAAAGATTTGAATACCGCCATACAAATTATGATTTACACCCTGTTTCTGTTGCCACTTGGATTGTTGCCGGCCAAGTTCGGAATTACCGGCATTGATTCGGCCATAGTAGCAACGGTGTGCGGAGTGTTGTTCCTGGCACAGACGTTTTCATTGATGAAAGACGGAAGCAGGCAAAGCGCCAGACGCATCATGTTTGGATCGTTCTTGTATTTACCTATTGTTCAGGTAGCCTACTTGTTGGATAAAGTGTAA
- a CDS encoding COX15/CtaA family protein, giving the protein MHAFRKLVFSTLVAVYFLILVGGIVRSTGSGMGCPDWPKCFGSWVPPASVSELPPDYKQIYSDYRDQKNRRFAKYLSALGFTDTAEAILADESIKEEADFNPVKTWIEYVNRLVGVTIGLLIIAVVLASLKFRKEKKIIPAIAVITLVLVVFQGWIGSVVVSTNLTPWTITLHMLLALLIVCLLIYLGSFTQDSKPVGYPSGLSGWLFAAMGLLLVQIILGTQVREALDRVATAVADRSLWVSQLGFDFIIHRSFSWIVLIVSAVFVFKSRKYESLKGFTATVFLLILGTFLSGAGMAWFSVPAFLQPVHLLLATVSFGVQFQLLLCLNKPRRVMLNYSV; this is encoded by the coding sequence ATGCACGCATTTCGAAAGCTTGTTTTTAGTACACTGGTTGCTGTCTATTTTTTGATTCTGGTGGGTGGCATTGTGCGAAGTACGGGGTCGGGTATGGGCTGCCCCGACTGGCCCAAATGCTTTGGAAGCTGGGTACCGCCAGCATCGGTAAGCGAGTTGCCCCCGGATTACAAGCAGATTTATTCAGATTACCGCGACCAGAAAAACAGGCGCTTTGCAAAATACCTTAGTGCGCTTGGCTTTACTGATACCGCTGAAGCAATTCTGGCAGATGAGTCAATAAAAGAAGAAGCCGACTTTAACCCGGTAAAAACCTGGATCGAATATGTAAACCGACTGGTTGGTGTAACCATCGGGCTGTTAATTATTGCGGTTGTGCTTGCTTCGCTGAAGTTTAGGAAGGAAAAAAAAATTATTCCCGCCATTGCCGTTATCACCTTGGTGTTGGTTGTATTTCAGGGTTGGATTGGATCTGTTGTAGTTTCAACCAACCTTACTCCCTGGACGATCACGCTTCACATGCTGCTGGCATTGCTTATTGTATGCCTGCTCATTTACCTGGGCTCTTTCACCCAGGATTCAAAACCCGTGGGTTATCCATCCGGTCTTTCCGGCTGGCTTTTCGCTGCAATGGGGTTGTTACTGGTGCAGATTATTTTGGGCACCCAGGTTCGGGAAGCGCTTGATCGGGTAGCAACTGCCGTGGCTGACCGCAGTCTCTGGGTTTCGCAACTTGGCTTTGACTTTATTATCCACCGGTCGTTTTCATGGATTGTACTGATTGTCAGTGCTGTTTTTGTATTTAAATCTCGAAAATATGAGTCGCTGAAAGGTTTTACAGCTACGGTATTCCTGCTAATTTTGGGAACATTTTTGAGCGGTGCCGGAATGGCCTGGTTTTCTGTGCCTGCCTTTCTTCAGCCTGTTCACCTGTTGCTTGCAACTGTGAGTTTTGGAGTGCAATTTCAGTTGTTGCTCTGCCTGAACAAACCAAGGCGCGTGATGTTAAACTATAGTGTATGA
- a CDS encoding cbb3-type cytochrome c oxidase subunit I: protein MATTHIHTHQDVHHDAHGDEHEHHEGNFWTNYIFSQDHKIIAKQFLITGIFWALLGGTLSVIFRLQLGFPDMNLDWLKPVLGGWITPEGKLDPEFYLALVTMHGTIMVFFVLTAGLSGTFSNFLIPLQIGARDMASGFMNMLSYWFFFLSSVIMFISLFISTGPAGGGWTIYPPLSALPQAIQGSGLGMTLWLVSMALFIVSTLLGGINYITTVINMRTRGMSFTRLPLTIWAFFFTAIIGLLSFPVLFAAALLLIFDRSLGTSFFLSDIYIGGEALPNMGGSPILFQHLFWFLGHPEVYIVLLPALGITSEIIATNSRKPIFGYKAMIGSMLFIAILSFIVWAHHMFVTGMNPFLGSIFMLLTLIIAVPSAVKIFNYVTTLWKGNLRFTPAMLFSIGLVSFFLTGGITGIFLGNSAVDIQLHDTYFVVAHFHLVMGSASFFGMLAGIYHWFPKMFGRMMDDRLGYIHFWVTFIGVYLVFFPMHYIGIAGFPRRYYSFTNFETFSGFTDLNTLVSVAAVLTLAAQFIFLFNFFYSIFRGRLAPANPWNATTLEWTTPRFPKHGNWPGEIPAVYRWPYDYSKPGSKEDFIPQTIPFSETPESNLPHENELIKLEGNGHGAIVVEGKH, encoded by the coding sequence ATGGCAACAACGCATATACACACCCATCAAGACGTTCACCACGATGCACATGGCGATGAGCATGAGCATCATGAAGGCAATTTCTGGACGAATTATATCTTCAGCCAGGATCATAAGATTATTGCCAAGCAATTTTTAATAACCGGTATTTTCTGGGCGCTGCTCGGAGGAACGCTGTCTGTAATCTTCCGCCTGCAACTCGGTTTCCCGGATATGAACCTTGATTGGCTGAAGCCCGTGTTGGGCGGCTGGATAACCCCAGAAGGTAAGCTGGATCCGGAATTTTACCTGGCACTGGTAACGATGCATGGCACCATCATGGTGTTTTTTGTATTAACTGCAGGTTTGAGCGGTACGTTTTCAAATTTCCTCATCCCATTACAGATCGGTGCCCGCGACATGGCCTCCGGATTTATGAACATGCTCTCGTACTGGTTCTTTTTCCTGTCGAGCGTTATCATGTTCATCTCCCTGTTTATCAGCACAGGTCCCGCAGGTGGCGGATGGACCATCTATCCTCCGTTAAGCGCACTCCCGCAGGCTATTCAGGGCTCAGGTCTTGGTATGACACTCTGGCTGGTATCCATGGCGCTGTTCATTGTAAGCACCTTGCTTGGAGGCATTAACTACATCACCACCGTTATTAACATGCGTACACGGGGTATGTCGTTTACCCGGTTGCCGCTTACTATCTGGGCCTTCTTTTTTACGGCCATCATCGGGTTGTTGTCTTTCCCGGTATTGTTTGCGGCTGCCCTGCTGCTGATTTTTGATCGCAGCCTGGGTACCAGTTTCTTCCTGTCCGACATCTATATCGGAGGGGAGGCCCTGCCGAACATGGGCGGCAGTCCGATTCTGTTCCAGCATTTATTCTGGTTCCTCGGTCACCCCGAAGTGTATATTGTGTTATTGCCTGCACTTGGTATCACCTCGGAGATTATTGCTACCAATTCACGCAAACCGATTTTCGGTTACAAAGCCATGATTGGTTCGATGCTGTTTATCGCCATTCTTTCGTTTATTGTATGGGCGCACCACATGTTCGTAACCGGCATGAACCCCTTCCTCGGCTCCATCTTTATGTTGCTTACGCTGATTATTGCGGTGCCTTCGGCAGTAAAAATTTTCAACTACGTTACCACCCTGTGGAAAGGCAACCTCCGGTTTACACCGGCCATGTTGTTTTCGATTGGTTTGGTTTCCTTCTTTTTAACGGGTGGTATCACCGGAATTTTTCTCGGCAATTCGGCTGTAGATATTCAGTTACACGATACGTACTTTGTTGTAGCGCACTTCCACCTGGTAATGGGCAGCGCTTCTTTCTTTGGAATGTTGGCGGGTATCTATCACTGGTTCCCGAAAATGTTTGGCCGCATGATGGACGACCGGCTGGGGTATATCCATTTCTGGGTAACCTTTATTGGCGTTTACCTGGTGTTCTTCCCCATGCACTACATCGGTATTGCCGGGTTCCCGCGCAGGTATTATTCGTTCACCAACTTCGAAACGTTTTCAGGCTTTACGGATTTGAATACACTGGTAAGTGTGGCGGCTGTGTTAACGCTGGCTGCTCAATTCATTTTCCTCTTCAACTTCTTCTACAGTATTTTCCGCGGTCGCCTGGCTCCGGCTAACCCATGGAATGCCACTACACTGGAGTGGACTACACCGCGCTTTCCCAAGCATGGCAACTGGCCGGGTGAAATTCCGGCTGTGTACCGCTGGCCGTACGACTACAGCAAGCCCGGTTCAAAGGAAGATTTCATTCCGCAAACCATACCGTTCTCTGAAACTCCGGAGTCGAACCTACCGCATGAAAATGAATTGATTAAGCTGGAAGGAAATGGCCATGGCGCTATTGTGGTAGAAGGAAAGCATTAA